A window of Bufo gargarizans isolate SCDJY-AF-19 chromosome 9, ASM1485885v1, whole genome shotgun sequence contains these coding sequences:
- the ANAPC13 gene encoding anaphase-promoting complex subunit 13: MDSEIQRDGRILDLVDDAWKEDKLPYEDVTIPLNELPEPEQDNGGVMESVKEQEMKWADLALQYLHENIPMSGN, from the exons ATGGACAGCGAGATTCAGCGAGATGGACGCATTTTAGATTTGGTTGATGATGCTTGGAAAGAAGATAAATTACCTTATGAAGATGTAACCATTCCACTG AATGAACTTCCAGAGCCTGAACAGGATAATGGCGGAGTGATGGAGTCTGTCAAAGAGCAGGAAATGAAATGGGCCGATTTGGCACTGCAGTATCTGCATGAAAACATACCCATGTCAGGGAATTAA